The Bos indicus isolate NIAB-ARS_2022 breed Sahiwal x Tharparkar chromosome X, NIAB-ARS_B.indTharparkar_mat_pri_1.0, whole genome shotgun sequence genome has a window encoding:
- the HCFC1 gene encoding host cell factor 1 isoform X5: protein MASAVSPANSPAVLLQPRWKRVVGWSGPVPRPRHGHRAVAIKELIVVFGGGNEGIVDELHVYNTATNQWFIPAVRGDIPPGCAAYGFVCDGTRLLVFGGMVEYGKYSNDLYELQASRWEWKRLKAKTPKNGPPPCPRLGHSFSLVGNKCYLFGGLANDSEDPKNNIPRYLNDLYILELRPGSGVVAWDIPITYGVLPPPRESHTAVVYTEKDNKKSKLVIYGGMSGCRLGDLWTLDIETLTWNKPSLSGVAPLPRSLHSATTIGNKMYVFGGWVPLVMDDVKVATHEKEWKCTNTLACLNLDTMAWETILMDTLEDNIPRARAGHCAVAINTRLYIWSGRDGYRKAWNNQVCCKDLWYLETEKPPPPARVQLVRANTNSLEVSWGAVATADSYLLQLQKYDIPATAATATSPTPNPVPSVPANPPKSPAPAAAAPAVQPLTQVGITLLPQAAAAPPTTTTIQVLPTVPGSSISVPAAARTQGVPAVLKVTGPQATTGTPLVTMRPASQAGKAPVTVTSLPAGVRMVVPTQSAQGTVIGSSPQMSGMAALAAAAAATQKIPPSSAPTVLSVPAGTTIVKTVAVTPGTTTLPATVKVASSPVMVSNPATRMLKTAAAQVGTSVSSAANTSTRPIITVHKSGTVTVAQQAQVVTTVVGGVTKTITLVKSPISVPGGSALISNLGKVMSVVQTKPVQTSAVTGQASTGPVTQIIQTKGPLPAGTILKLVTSADGKPTTIITTTQASGAGTKPTILGISSVSPSTTKPGTTTIIKTIPMSAIITQAGATGVTSSAGIKSPITIITTKVMTSGTGAPAKIITAVPKIATGHGQQGVTQVVLKGAPGQPGTILRTVPMGGVRLVTPVTVSAVKPAVTTLVVKGTTGVTTLGTVTGTVSTSLAGAGGHSTSASLATPITTLGTIATLSSQVINPTAITVSAAQTTLTAAAGLTTPTITMQPVSQPTQVTLITAPSGVEAQPVHDLPVSILASPTTEQPTATVTIADSGQGDVQPGTVTLVCSNPPCETHETGTTNTATTTVVANLGGHPQPTQVQFVCDRQEATAALVTSTVGQPNGSVVRVCSNPPCETHETGTTSTATTAMSGIGGGPRRDIRLACAATTIPTVVRVSVTAGASEGAQVSIKPACQTRQTSATSTTMTVMATGAPCSAGPLLRPSVALEAAGRGATLLQLGPLSAQVRPGGEERSLAGLGPLVSVGRQLEVHHTHTTNTPTVARSAMGAGESHELLGAPTLVYESSASASVTAAALEALLCPSAAVTQVCSNPPCETHETGTTHTPTTATSGGAAGQPEGGQQPPASRPCETHQTASTGTTMSVSLGALLPDAAPSHRTLESSLEVAVPPAVAPQAGASLLTPFPTQRVCSNPPCETHETGTTHTATTVTSNMSSNQDPPPPAGDQGEVESTQGDSVNIASSSPITTTVSSTLTRAVTTVTQSTPVPGPSVPKISSVTETAPGALTTEVPIPATITVTIANTETSDMPFSAVDILQPPEELQASPGPRQQLPPRQLLQPASAPLVGDSAEVLSASQSPELQAAVDLSSTGDPSSGQEPASSAVVATVVVQPPPPTQSEVDQLSLPQELMAEAQAGTTTLMVTGLTPEELAVTAAAEAAAQAAATEEAQALAIQAVLQAAQQAVMAGTGEPMDTSEAAAAVTQAELSHLSAEGQEGQATTIPIVLTQQELAALVQQQQLQEAQAQQQQHHLPTEALAPADSLNDPTIESNCLNELAGAVPSTVSLLPPTATESLAPSNTFVAPQPVVVASPAKLQAAATLTEVANGIESLGVKPDLPPPPSKAPVKKENQWFDVGVIKGTNVMVTHYFLPPEDAVPTDDDSGTVPDYNQLKKQELQPGTAYKFRVAGINACGRGPFSEISAFKTCLPGFPGAPCAIKISKSPDGAHLTWEPPSVTSGKIIEYSVYLAIQSAQAGGETKSSTPAQLAFMRVYCGPSPSCLVQSSSLSNAHIDYTTKPAIIFRIAARNEKGYGPATQVRWLQETSKDSSGAKPASKRPMSSPEMGPPSLGGSRSPGRVPLASPRRPTLILSFFAFASHLPRKSAPKKSKADGQ from the exons ATGGCTTCGGCCGTGTCACCCGCCAACTCGCCAGCGGTGCTCTTGCAGCCCCGCTGGAAGCGAGTGGTGGGCTGGTCGGGTCCAGTGCCCCGGCCCCGCCACGGCCACCGCGCCGTGGCCATCAAGGAGCTCATCGTGGTGTTTGGCGGCGGTAACGAGGGGATAGTGGACGAGCTGCACGTGTACAACACGG CGACCAACCAGTGGTTCATCCCAGCTGTGAGAGGGGACATCCCTCCTGGGTGTGCAGCCTATGGCTTCGTGTGCGATGGGACACGCCTGCTCGTGTTTGGAGGGATGGTGGAATACGGGAAGTACAGCAACGACCTCTACGAGCTCCAG gcaagccgGTGGGAATGGAAGAGACTGAAAGCAAAGACGCCCAAAAATGGGCCACCTCCGTGTCCTCGGCTTGGGCACAGCTTCTCCCTTGTGGGCAACAAGTGTTACCTGTTTGGGGGTCTGGCCAATGATAGCGAGGACCCCAAGAATAACATTCCGAG GTACCTGAATGACTTATACATCCTGGAACTGCGGCCGGGCTCTGGAGTGGTAGCCTGGGACATTCCCATCACTTACGGcgtcctgcccccaccccgagAGTCTCACACTGCAGTGGTCTACACTGAGAAAGACAACAAGAAGTCCAAACTGGTGATCTATGGAGGGATGAGTGGCTGCAGGCTGGGGGACCTCTGGACCTTGGATATCG AGACTTTGACATGGAATAAGCCCAGCCTCAGCGGGGTGGCACCTCTTCCTCGAAGTCTCCACTCGGCCACGACCATAGGAAACAA AATGTACGTGTTTGGTGGCTGGGTGCCTCTCGTCATGGATGACGTCAAAGTGGCCACACACGAGAAGGAGTGGAAGTGTACCAACACTCTGGCTTGTCTCAACCTGG ATACCATGGCTTGGGAGACCATCCTGATGGATACGCTGGAAGACAATATTCCCCGGGCCCGTGCTGGCCACTGTGCGGTAGCCATCAATACCCGCCTTTACATTTGGAGTGGGCGTGACGGCTACCGAAAGGCCTGGAATAACCAGGTCTGCTGCAAGGACCTCTGGTACCTGGAAACGG AGAAGCCGCCACCTCCAGCCCGGGTACAGCTGGTGCGAGCCAACACTAACTCCCTGGAGGTGAGCTGGGGGGCCGTGGCAACAGCCGACAGTTACCTTCTGCAGCTCCAGAAATATGACATTCCTGCCACGGCTGCCACTGCCACCTCCCCCACACCCAATCCAGTCCCGTCTGTGCCTGCCAATCCTCCCAAGAGCCCTGCCCCAGCAGCAGCCGCACCTGCCGTGCAGCCGCTGACCCAAGTAGGCATCACGCTCCTGCCCCAGGCTGCTGCCGCGCCCccgaccaccaccaccatccaggTCTTGCCGACGGTGCCTGGCAGCTCAATCTCCGTGCCCGCCGCAGCCAGGACTCAAG GTGTCCCGGCTGTGCTGAAAGTGACTGGTCCTCAGGCTACCACGGGAACCCCGTTGGTCACCATGCGACCTGCCAGCCAGGCTGGGAAAGCCCCCGTGACTGTGACCTCCCTTCCCGCAGGCGTGCGGATGGTTGTGCCTACACAGAGCGCCCAGGGGACA GTCATTGGCAGCAGCCCGCAGATGAGTGGCATGGCTGCATTGGCAGCCGCGGCTGCTGCCACCCAGAAGATCCCTCCTTCCTCGGCACCCACGGTCCTGAGTGTCCCGGCTGGCACCACTATCGTCAAAACCGTGGCCGTGACGCCGGGCACCACCACGCTCCCAGCCACTGTGAAGGTGGCCTCCTCGCCAGTCATG GTGAGCAACCCAGCCACTCGCATGCTGAAGACTGCAGCTGCCCAGGTGGGGACTTCCGTCTCTTCTGCCGCCAACACATCTACCCGTCCCATCATCACCGTACACAAGTCCGGAACCGTGACAGTGGCCCAGCAAGCCCAGGTGGTGACCACAGTGGTGGGTGGGGTTACCAAGACCATCACCCTGGTGAAGAGCCCCATCTCGGTCCCAGGAGGCAGTGCTCTG ATTTCCAatctgggcaaagtaatgtcagtGGTCCAGACCAAACCGGTTCAGACTTCGGCAGTCACAGGCCAGGCATCTACAGGCCCGGTGACTCAGATCATCCAG ACCAAAGGACCCTTGCCAGCCGGGACCATCCTGAAGCTGGTGACGTCTGCAGATGGCAAGCCCACTACCATCATCACGACCACACAGGCCAGCGGGGCAGGGACTAAGCCTACCATCCTGGGCATCAGCAGTGTGTCCCCCAGCACCACCAAGCCCGGCACCACCACTAtcattaagaccatccccatgtcGGCCATCATCACACAGGCGGGCGCCACGG GCGTGACTAGCAGTGCCGGCATCAAGTCACCCATCACCATTATCACCACCAAGGTGATGACTTCTGGAACTGGAGCCCCCGCCAAAATCATCACGGCTGTTCCCAAAATTGCTACGGGTCACGGGCAGCAAGGAGTGACCCAG gtggtgctgaaGGGCGCACCTGGCCAGCCAGGCACCATCCTCCGCACCGTGCCTATGGGGGGCGTCCGCCTGGTCACCCCTGTTACCGTCTCTGCTGTCAAGCCTGCTGTCACCACACTGGTTGTCAAGGGCACCACAG GCGTCACGACCCTGGGCACGGTGACAGGCACCGTCTCCACCAGCCTGGCCGGAGCCGGGGGCCATAGCACCAGCGCCTCACTGGCCACACCCATCACCACGTTGGGCACCATCGCCACCCTCTCAAGCCAGGTGATCAACCCCACTGCCATCACTGTGTCTGCGGCGCAGACGACGCTGACAGCGGCCGCTGGGCTTACCACACCCACCATAACCATGCAG CCTGTCTCCCAGCCTACCCAGGTGACTCTGATAACGGCCCCCAGCGGGGTGGAGGCCCAGCCTGTGCACGACCTCCCAGTGTCCATTCTGGCCTCCCCTACTACAGAACAGCCCACGGCCACGGTCACCATCGCTGATTCGGGCCAGGGTGATGTGCAGCCCGGCACCGTGACCCTGGTGTGCTCCAACCCGCCGTGCGAAACCCACGAGACGGGCACCACCAATACAGCCACCACCACCGTCGTCGCTAATCTGGGGGGGCACCCCCAGCCCACCCAAGTGCAGTTTGTCTGCGACAGACAGGAGGCCACTGCTGCTCTCGTGACCTCCACGGTGGGCCAGCCGAATGGCAGTGTAGTTCGTGTCTGCTCCAACCCGCCGTGTGAAACCCACGAGACCGGCACCACCAGTACAGCTACCACCGCCATGTCTGGCATCGGAGGCGGGCCGCGGCGAGACATCCGGCTCGCCTGCGCTGCCACCACCATTCCCACCGTGGTCCGGGTCAGCGTGACTGCCGGGGCGTCAGAGGGAGCTCAGGTTTCCATCAAGCCCGCATGCCAAACCCGTCAGACCAGTGCAACCAGCACCACCATGACTGTGATGGCCACCGGGGCCCCGTGCTCGGCTGGCCCACTCCTCAGACCAAGCGTGGCCCTCGAGGCCGCTGGCCGCGGTGCCACTCTCTTGCAGCTGGGGCCACTGAGTGCCCAAGTCAGGCCCGGTGGCGAGGAAAGGTCCCTTGCCGGCCTGGGCCCGCTGGTGTCTGTGGGGCGCCAGCTGGAAGTGCATCACACGCACACGACCAACACGCCCACTGTGGCCCGCTCCGCCATGGGTGCCGGGGAGTCCCACGAGCTGCTGGGGGCCCCCACACTTGTGTACGAGAGCTCAGCCAGCGCCTCTGTGACTGCCGCGGCCCTGGAGGCACTGCTGTGCCCCTCGGCCGCCGTGACCCAGGTCTGCTCCAACCCCCCGTGTGAGACCCACGAGACGGGCAccacccacacacccaccacGGCCACATCCGGAGGGGCTGCAGGCCAGCCAGAGGGCGGGCAGCAGCCTCCTGCCAGCCGGCCCTGTGAGACGCACCAGACCGCTTCCACTGGCACGACCATGTCCGTCAGCTTGGGCGCCCTGCTCCCGGATGCCGCCCCCTCCCACAGGACCCTGGAGTCCAGCCTGGAGGTGGCAGTGCCACCCGCAGTCGCCCCTCAGGCCGGTGCTTCGTTGCTCACTCCTTTCCCGACGCAAAGGGTGTGCTCCAACCCGCCCTGTGAGACGCATGAGACAGGCACTACGCACACGGCCACCACTGTCACCTCCAACATGAGTTCCAACCAAG ACCCCCCACCGCCTGCCGGCGACCAGGGAGAGGTGGAGAGCACCCAGGGCGACAGTGTGAATATCGCCAGTTCCAGTCCCATCACGACAACAGTGTCCTCCACGCTGACGCGGGCCGTGACCACCGTGACACAGTCCACGCCAGTCCCAGGCCCTTCGGTGCCG AAGATCTCATCTGTGACTGAGACTGCCCCAGGGGCTCTGACCACCGAAGTCCCCATCCCGGCCACGATTACAGTGACCATAGCCAACACAGAAACTTCTGACATGCCCTTCTCTGCTGTTGACATCCTGCAGCCCCCAGAGGAGCTCCAGGCCTCTCCAGGGCCACGCCAGCAGCTTCCACCACGGCAGCTCCTGCAGCCTGCCTCCGCGCCCTTGGTGGGGGACTCCGCCGAGGTCCTGTCAGCCTCCCAGAGCCCTGAGCTCCAGGCCGCCGTGGATCTGAGCAGTACAGGGGACCCGTCTTCAGGCCAGGAGCCTGCCAGCTCGGCTGTGGTGGCCACCGTGGTGGTCCAGCCACCGCCGCCCACCCAGTCCGAAGTAGACCAGTTGTCCCTCCCCCAAGAGCTGATGGCCGAAGCCCAGGCGGGCACCACCACCCTCATGGTGACAGGGCTCACCCCAGAGGAGCTggcagtgactgctgctgctgaagCGGCCGCGCAGGCTGCAGCCACAGAGGAGGCCCAGGCCCTGGCCATACAGGCCGTGCTCCAGGCCGCACAGCAGGCTGTCATGG CAGGCACCGGGGAGCCCATGGATACTTCAGAGGCGGCCGCAGCGGTGACACAGGCAGAGTTGAGCCACCTGTCGGCCGAGGGCCAGGAAGGCCAGGCGACCACTATCCCCATCGTGCTGACACAGCAGGAGCTGGCTGCCCtggtccagcagcagcagctccaggaagcacaggcccagcagcagcagcaccacctgcCCACGGAAGCACTGGCCCCGGCTGACAGCCTCAATGACCCGACCATCGAGAGCAACTGCCTCAATGAGCTGGCCGGGGCTGTGCCCAGCACCGTGAGCCTGCTGCCCCCCACGGCCACTGAGA GCCTGGCCCCGTCCAACACATTTGTGGCCCCCCAGCCGGTCGTTGTGGCCAGCCCCGCGAAGCTGCAGGCCGCAGCCACCCTGACGGAAGTGGCCAATGGCATTGAGTCCCTGGGTGTG AAGCCAGACCTGCCACCGCCACCTAGCAAAGCCCCTGTAAAGAAGGAGAACCAGTGGTTTGACGTGGGGGTCATTAAGGGTACCAATGTGATGGTGACACACTATTTCCTGCCACCCGAAGATGCTGTCCCGACTGAT GATGACTCGGGCACCGTGCCCGACTACAACCAGCTAAAGAAGCAGGAGCTGCAGCCAGGCACTGCCTATAAGTTCCGCGTCGCCGGGATCAATGCCTGCGGCCGGGGGCCCTTCAGTGAGATCTCAGCCTTTAAAACGTGTCTGCCTGGCTTCCCAGGGGCCCCGTGTGCCATTAAAATCAGCAAA AGTCCAGACGGTGCTCACCTCACCTGGGAGCCACCCTCTGTGACCTCCGGCAAGATCATCGAGTACTCAGTGTACCTGGCCATCCAGAGCGCGCAGGCCGGTGGTGAGACCAAGAGCTCGACCCCGGCGCAGCTGGCCTTCATGCGGGTGTACTGCGGGCCCAGCCCCTCCTGCCTCGTGCAGTCCTCCAGCCTCTCCAACGCCCACATCGACTACACCACCAAGCCCGCCATCATCTTCCGCATTGCTGCCCGCAATGAGAAGGGCTACGGCCCAGCCACCCAAGTCAGGTGGTTGCaag AAACCAGTAAAGACAGCTCTGGCGCCAAGCCGGCCAGCAAGCGGCCCATGTCGTCTCCAGAAAT GGGGCCGCCCAGCCTAGGGGGCAGCCGGAGCCCTGGCCGAGTCCCACTCGCTTCGCCACGCAGACCCACGCTGATcctgtctttttttgcctttgccTCTCATCTTCCAAGGAAATCCGCGCCAAAGAAATCGAAGGCAGACGGTCAGTGA